In Lentibacillus amyloliquefaciens, one DNA window encodes the following:
- a CDS encoding YjcZ family sporulation protein, whose amino-acid sequence MSDYGGYGGGFALIVVLFILLIIVGTSFTKY is encoded by the coding sequence ATGTCTGATTATGGTGGATACGGCGGCGGATTTGCGCTGATCGTCGTTTTGTTTATCCTTCTTATTATCGTCGGTACCAGTTTTACCAAATATTAA
- a CDS encoding cell wall hydrolase, which produces MPIVKYTDSDIDLMARMMRAEAVGEGKQGMLYVGNVIVNRSKADCLDFRDIRTIREVIFQVQGGNYSFEAVQKGNVFYQRARSTEKRLARKNLNYWRQHPAKYALWYFNPYGPCPPTWYGEPFSGQFKNHCYYEPAAGTCASVY; this is translated from the coding sequence ATGCCAATCGTAAAATACACAGATTCAGACATTGATTTAATGGCAAGGATGATGAGAGCGGAGGCTGTAGGTGAAGGAAAACAAGGAATGTTGTATGTCGGAAATGTCATTGTTAACCGTTCTAAAGCGGATTGTTTAGATTTTAGAGATATAAGAACAATTCGAGAAGTCATTTTTCAAGTTCAAGGAGGAAATTATTCGTTTGAAGCTGTCCAAAAAGGTAATGTATTTTATCAAAGAGCGCGGTCAACTGAAAAAAGATTAGCAAGAAAGAATTTGAATTATTGGAGACAACACCCGGCGAAATATGCTCTTTGGTATTTTAACCCATATGGTCCATGTCCTCCAACATGGTACGGTGAACCTTTTTCCGGTCAATTTAAAAATCATTGTTACTATGAACCGGCAGCTGGAACATGTGCCAGTGTTTACTGA
- a CDS encoding biotin/lipoyl-binding protein has protein sequence MKYEVFPRRWGYEHIVTAPLKGSVESIKIESGEKVREQQLLVMIRAERGNVKQVLTGTSGKVETLTVKVGDKVVHGDVLFFIKEDL, from the coding sequence ATGAAATATGAAGTATTTCCAAGACGTTGGGGTTACGAACACATTGTTACAGCCCCGCTTAAAGGAAGTGTGGAAAGTATCAAGATCGAATCAGGGGAAAAAGTTCGCGAACAGCAATTATTAGTAATGATTCGAGCAGAACGGGGAAATGTAAAACAAGTTCTGACCGGGACAAGTGGGAAAGTAGAAACATTAACGGTCAAAGTTGGTGACAAAGTAGTCCATGGCGATGTTCTCTTTTTTATAAAGGAAGATTTGTAA
- a CDS encoding LysR family transcriptional regulator produces the protein MELRQLRYFMEVAEWEHVSEAAANLHVAQSAVSRQIANLEGELEVDLFKREGRNIKLTQIGKTFYDYTKVAMEAIDNATKQIDEYLDPERGTIKIGFPTSLSSHLMPSVISAFKNEYPNARFQLRQGSYRYLIDSVKKGDIQVAFLGPVPKDEPDIESHILFSEQIMALLPIKHPFAERNGVSLADMKNDQFVSFPDGYILNKITMDACRQAGFNPTISAEGEDLDAIKGLVSAGVGITLLPESTFHESTPGMTVKIPLELPEVRRTVGIIKPKEKTLSPSEEVFYDFVKQFFSRLQQFQ, from the coding sequence ATGGAATTACGCCAATTACGCTATTTTATGGAGGTAGCAGAATGGGAACACGTTTCCGAAGCAGCTGCCAATTTACATGTTGCCCAGTCAGCCGTAAGCAGGCAAATTGCCAATCTGGAGGGCGAACTTGAAGTCGATTTGTTCAAACGTGAAGGCCGAAATATTAAATTAACCCAGATCGGAAAAACATTTTATGACTATACAAAGGTTGCCATGGAAGCGATTGACAACGCCACCAAGCAAATAGATGAATACCTGGACCCTGAACGCGGAACAATCAAAATCGGCTTTCCGACAAGCTTATCCAGTCATTTGATGCCGAGTGTCATTTCTGCTTTTAAAAATGAATATCCGAATGCCAGATTTCAATTGCGCCAGGGCTCGTATCGTTATCTGATCGACTCCGTGAAAAAAGGTGACATACAAGTCGCATTTCTCGGACCGGTCCCTAAAGATGAACCTGACATAGAATCCCATATTTTATTTTCTGAACAAATAATGGCATTACTGCCGATTAAACACCCTTTTGCCGAAAGAAATGGTGTATCACTCGCTGATATGAAAAATGATCAATTTGTCAGTTTCCCGGACGGCTATATCCTGAATAAAATAACGATGGATGCCTGCAGACAAGCAGGCTTTAACCCAACGATTTCTGCCGAGGGAGAAGATCTTGACGCCATCAAAGGGCTCGTCTCCGCGGGGGTCGGTATCACCTTGTTACCGGAAAGCACATTTCATGAGTCAACGCCCGGCATGACCGTTAAAATCCCACTCGAACTCCCGGAAGTCAGGCGAACTGTTGGAATCATTAAACCTAAGGAGAAAACACTGTCACCATCCGAAGAAGTGTTTTATGATTTCGTCAAGCAGTTTTTCTCACGCCTGCAGCAATTTCAATAA
- a CDS encoding N-acetylmuramoyl-L-alanine amidase, with product MKLYLDPGHGGSDPGAQGNGMDEKNINLDIARRIRDILASDYRNINVRMSRTDDSTKNLSHRTNEANTWGADYYLSIHCNSFNGNAQGYEDFIHSSLSGSSTTARYQDIIHAEVTEVNQLRNRGQKQANFHVLRETTMSALLTENGFIDNAHDADLIKDASWRQTVAQGHVIGLAKAFNLAEKEDDGTLYKVIAGSFQSKENAEDRVDALQSQGIESFASAVTIEGEQWYRVQAGAFSGRENAETRLAAVHDAGIDDAYIMQD from the coding sequence ATGAAATTATATTTGGATCCGGGACATGGCGGTTCTGACCCCGGTGCACAGGGAAATGGCATGGATGAAAAAAATATCAACTTGGATATTGCGCGCCGCATCCGTGACATCTTAGCCAGTGACTACAGGAATATTAATGTGCGCATGAGCCGTACAGATGACAGTACGAAAAACCTGAGTCATCGGACCAATGAAGCGAATACCTGGGGCGCGGACTATTATTTGTCGATTCATTGCAATTCATTTAATGGGAATGCCCAAGGATATGAGGACTTTATTCACAGCAGCTTATCCGGTTCATCGACGACCGCACGGTACCAGGATATTATTCACGCGGAAGTGACTGAGGTAAATCAGCTTCGAAACCGCGGGCAGAAACAAGCGAATTTTCACGTGCTGAGAGAAACAACGATGTCCGCACTCTTAACAGAAAACGGGTTTATCGATAACGCACATGATGCTGATTTAATAAAAGACGCTTCATGGCGGCAAACTGTAGCGCAGGGTCATGTAATCGGGTTGGCAAAAGCGTTCAACCTGGCGGAAAAAGAAGACGATGGAACACTGTATAAAGTCATCGCCGGGTCATTCCAATCCAAAGAAAATGCGGAAGACAGGGTAGATGCTCTTCAATCGCAGGGCATCGAATCGTTTGCTTCGGCAGTCACGATTGAAGGTGAGCAATGGTATCGCGTGCAGGCCGGTGCTTTCTCAGGACGGGAAAATGCCGAGACAAGACTGGCAGCCGTCCATGACGCAGGTATTGACGATGCATATATCATGCAGGACTAG
- a CDS encoding ABC transporter permease, whose amino-acid sequence MFNGTLLLTKLILRQQRFKLFIWLAGLIGVTLAAASAYPTMYPDMQAKQAFAITMENPAMIAMIGIGYDMEEYTAIGALFANEMLLFTAITVAIMNILLVTRMTRADEEDGRVEMIRSLPTGRLAYMSAAVIVIVLANVILALFTGLGLTALGIDGIGMESSFLYGSILAGTGLTFAGFTAVFAQLAETARGTSMLAFGSLIAAYLMRAVGDVNSDVISLMSPLGWTVRTNVFITDDWWLIFLFLTLTIVLTLVAFWLHGIRDLDAGFISAKSGRIHASTFLQKPFGLILHLQRTNLLIWGICLFLLSAAFGFILGDLEKYFSDVAFIEAMLADNPGSNMTDQFISLLMAIMALVSTVPAVMGVLHVKGEEMKHRSENIYSRAVSRMHLLSNYLILAIVVSVMMQALVALGLWSAGLSVMDEPLELATIFSAAFVYLPAMWLIIGLAILLIGLLPKIATFVWAYVFYGFVTVYIGDMLELPEWLNNLSVFEHVPQLPAADMDFENIIWITGIAIVLMVTGFIGYRRRDLEG is encoded by the coding sequence ATGTTTAACGGCACATTACTTTTAACCAAATTAATCCTGCGCCAGCAGCGGTTCAAGCTTTTCATTTGGCTCGCCGGTCTGATTGGCGTCACATTGGCTGCCGCATCGGCTTATCCGACGATGTATCCGGATATGCAGGCGAAACAAGCATTTGCGATAACGATGGAAAACCCTGCCATGATTGCGATGATCGGCATCGGATATGACATGGAAGAATACACAGCGATCGGCGCTTTATTCGCGAACGAAATGCTGCTGTTCACCGCTATCACCGTAGCCATCATGAATATTCTGCTCGTCACACGGATGACCCGTGCTGATGAAGAAGACGGGCGGGTTGAAATGATCCGGTCACTTCCGACAGGCCGCCTCGCGTATATGAGTGCTGCAGTTATTGTCATCGTTTTGGCAAATGTGATTCTTGCTCTTTTCACCGGACTTGGACTGACAGCCCTTGGAATAGACGGCATCGGTATGGAAAGTTCATTTCTGTACGGTTCAATTTTGGCCGGAACCGGTTTGACGTTTGCCGGTTTTACGGCAGTTTTCGCTCAACTGGCTGAAACAGCGCGTGGCACCAGCATGCTGGCGTTTGGATCACTGATCGCTGCCTATTTGATGCGGGCAGTCGGAGATGTGAACAGTGACGTCATTTCCCTTATGTCACCGCTTGGCTGGACTGTCAGAACGAATGTTTTTATCACGGATGACTGGTGGCTAATTTTTCTCTTTCTCACTCTCACAATTGTTTTAACACTTGTCGCTTTCTGGCTACACGGCATCCGCGACCTTGATGCCGGGTTCATTTCGGCAAAAAGCGGTAGAATTCATGCATCAACTTTCTTGCAGAAACCATTTGGCCTGATTCTGCACCTGCAGCGCACCAATCTTTTGATTTGGGGCATCTGTTTGTTTCTCTTGAGCGCGGCGTTCGGTTTCATTCTTGGCGATTTGGAAAAATATTTTTCAGATGTCGCTTTCATTGAAGCCATGCTAGCGGACAATCCCGGCAGCAACATGACCGATCAATTCATTTCGCTCTTGATGGCTATTATGGCACTCGTCAGCACTGTACCGGCCGTCATGGGTGTGTTGCATGTTAAAGGGGAAGAAATGAAGCATCGTTCTGAAAATATATACAGTCGTGCTGTGTCACGGATGCATCTGTTGAGCAATTATCTTATTCTCGCTATTGTGGTAAGTGTCATGATGCAGGCACTCGTGGCATTGGGGTTATGGTCTGCAGGGTTGAGCGTCATGGATGAACCTTTGGAGCTTGCCACCATCTTTTCGGCTGCATTCGTCTACCTGCCTGCCATGTGGCTGATCATCGGGCTTGCCATATTGCTGATCGGACTGCTTCCAAAGATAGCGACATTTGTCTGGGCGTATGTATTCTACGGTTTCGTGACAGTTTATATCGGCGACATGCTCGAACTGCCGGAATGGCTGAATAACCTGTCCGTTTTCGAACATGTCCCACAGCTGCCTGCTGCCGATATGGATTTTGAAAATATCATCTGGATAACAGGAATTGCGATTGTGCTGATGGTTACCGGATTTATTGGTTACAGAAGACGGGATTTGGAAGGTTGA
- a CDS encoding PadR family transcriptional regulator has protein sequence MSLRSQLLKGILEGCILAIISRKTVYGYELSVKLQDYGLTVSEGSIYPVLLRLQKEKLIRGEMKKSPSGPNRKYYFLTGEGAKALEEFKGNWKEIKTPVDRLMEEEAYDG, from the coding sequence TTGTCGCTTAGGAGTCAGCTGTTAAAAGGTATATTAGAAGGCTGTATTCTCGCTATAATTTCACGTAAAACGGTGTATGGCTATGAATTATCAGTCAAGCTGCAGGATTATGGCCTTACTGTCAGTGAAGGTTCGATCTATCCCGTTCTGCTCCGGCTGCAAAAGGAAAAGCTGATTAGGGGAGAAATGAAAAAATCGCCAAGCGGCCCTAATCGGAAATATTATTTCCTTACTGGCGAGGGTGCAAAGGCTCTGGAAGAATTCAAGGGGAATTGGAAAGAAATCAAAACGCCGGTGGACCGGTTAATGGAAGAGGAGGCATATGATGGATAA
- a CDS encoding YhjD/YihY/BrkB family envelope integrity protein, with amino-acid sequence MMDKNKLIEDNNRKRKELTEENRKYYEDMLIYLRVSYKKSEQETEEILTEMLDHLLEAQAEGRSAEDVFGTQPKQYADEIIGELPKIATKETTGLITMGMLYFLAASTLLTGVIDMIAFYLFDQGDSVKVIHTGSFALKAIIAIVLVFLFAYAVIQYIRWSCFKKIKRVTEFIGAWLFGCLVFLVFLLIYYVMPAFGPVVEFPVYVSLLVGGVLGILGWLIRKRI; translated from the coding sequence ATGATGGATAAGAACAAACTGATTGAAGACAATAACCGGAAACGAAAAGAGCTAACGGAAGAAAACCGCAAATATTATGAGGATATGCTTATATATTTACGGGTTTCTTATAAGAAATCAGAACAAGAAACAGAAGAAATCCTAACCGAGATGCTGGATCATTTGCTGGAGGCACAAGCGGAAGGACGATCTGCCGAAGATGTATTTGGAACACAGCCGAAACAGTATGCGGATGAAATTATCGGAGAACTTCCGAAAATAGCCACCAAAGAGACAACAGGTCTGATTACAATGGGAATGTTATATTTTCTTGCGGCGAGTACTTTACTCACAGGGGTTATTGATATGATTGCTTTTTATCTGTTTGATCAGGGTGATTCAGTTAAAGTTATTCATACAGGATCATTTGCTTTGAAAGCCATTATAGCAATAGTGCTTGTTTTTCTGTTTGCCTATGCTGTCATCCAATATATTCGCTGGTCCTGTTTTAAAAAGATCAAACGCGTAACCGAATTCATAGGCGCTTGGCTGTTTGGATGTCTGGTGTTTCTCGTTTTTCTCCTGATTTACTATGTCATGCCAGCATTCGGTCCGGTTGTGGAGTTTCCGGTCTATGTAAGTCTGTTGGTCGGGGGCGTTCTTGGAATCCTGGGGTGGCTCATCAGGAAAAGGATTTGA
- a CDS encoding acyl-CoA thioester hydrolase/BAAT C-terminal domain-containing protein: protein MLNICVKITVRKEVFYEGAGHFSSFPYSFPSIPSNVVMQLGSGMAMTFDGSKSANARATTDSWKK from the coding sequence ATTCTGAATATTTGTGTTAAAATTACGGTTAGGAAAGAAGTTTTTTACGAAGGCGCCGGTCATTTCTCGTCTTTTCCATATAGCTTCCCTTCAATTCCAAGTAACGTCGTCATGCAGTTGGGGAGTGGAATGGCGATGACTTTTGACGGCTCAAAATCAGCAAATGCCAGGGCAACAACAGATTCATGGAAAAAATAA
- a CDS encoding YrrS family protein: protein MNTRSGMRRNKNNKNFILNSLIGVVFILILAVVGNMIFNDSDATTEDQQNTGGSNGQDNDVEITEGENADQNSESVNSDQESNNEQEESESQQDTSDNSEQQGQEENESQQDTSDNNEQQDKEENESQQEEQDGNGVNSDQIGEPIGTSQTGQHTSSYDKGSVDWNEKVKAIQMATGLNDSMTIWHLGNGGGPQKSVGEVSPEGVQDWMYVVNLEWVDEKGWKVTNVNKQSR from the coding sequence ATGAATACACGATCTGGCATGCGCAGGAATAAAAATAACAAAAATTTTATACTGAATTCCCTGATTGGTGTTGTCTTTATCCTTATATTAGCTGTTGTAGGAAACATGATATTTAACGATAGCGACGCCACCACCGAAGATCAGCAAAACACGGGTGGGTCAAATGGACAGGATAATGACGTTGAAATCACTGAAGGTGAAAATGCTGATCAAAATTCTGAATCAGTAAACTCTGATCAGGAATCGAACAATGAACAGGAAGAAAGCGAATCTCAGCAAGACACAAGCGATAATAGTGAGCAGCAAGGTCAGGAAGAAAATGAATCTCAGCAAGACACCAGTGATAATAATGAACAACAAGATAAAGAAGAAAACGAATCGCAGCAAGAAGAGCAGGATGGAAACGGCGTTAATTCAGACCAAATTGGCGAACCCATCGGCACTTCCCAGACAGGACAGCATACTTCCAGTTATGACAAAGGTTCAGTTGATTGGAATGAAAAGGTGAAAGCCATTCAAATGGCAACGGGTCTGAATGACAGCATGACGATCTGGCACTTGGGAAATGGCGGCGGTCCGCAAAAATCAGTCGGTGAAGTCAGTCCTGAAGGTGTCCAGGACTGGATGTATGTCGTCAATCTCGAGTGGGTTGATGAAAAAGGTTGGAAAGTGACGAATGTTAATAAACAAAGCCGGTAA
- a CDS encoding N-acetylmuramoyl-L-alanine amidase encodes MKLYLDPGHGGSDPGAQGNGINEKSLNLDIALRIRNVLTHDYKGVHVRMSRSDDRTKSLRERTNEANAWGADFYLSIHCNSFNGVARGYEDFIHSSLTDASKTAAFQKTIHHEIMKVNQLSDRGRKKRNFHVLRETAMPALLTENGFIDNTHDARLMADPEWRQSVARGHVNGLAKAFKLKLTTSSKALYKVIAGGFHSNDNAKKRVKQLGSHDIDVFITETTISGKPWYRIQAGAFSSRKNAEAQLKAVRGAGIDDAYITAKKR; translated from the coding sequence ATGAAACTGTACTTAGATCCGGGGCATGGCGGGTCAGACCCCGGCGCTCAGGGGAATGGCATCAACGAGAAATCGCTGAATCTTGATATTGCGCTTCGAATCAGGAATGTATTAACGCATGACTATAAAGGGGTTCACGTACGCATGAGCCGTTCGGATGACCGGACGAAAAGCTTGCGTGAGCGGACAAATGAAGCAAATGCTTGGGGTGCCGATTTTTATTTATCCATTCATTGCAATTCGTTTAACGGTGTTGCCCGTGGGTATGAGGACTTTATCCACAGTAGCTTAACAGATGCGTCCAAAACAGCGGCTTTTCAGAAGACCATTCATCATGAAATCATGAAGGTCAATCAGCTGTCGGACCGCGGACGGAAAAAAAGAAATTTTCATGTGCTGAGGGAAACCGCAATGCCGGCACTATTGACGGAAAATGGATTTATCGACAACACACACGACGCACGGCTTATGGCTGATCCAGAATGGCGGCAATCTGTAGCGCGCGGTCATGTTAACGGACTGGCGAAAGCATTTAAATTGAAGCTGACGACATCCAGCAAGGCACTCTATAAAGTCATCGCTGGCGGTTTTCATTCAAACGATAATGCCAAGAAGCGTGTAAAACAGCTCGGGTCGCATGACATCGACGTGTTTATCACCGAAACAACCATTTCCGGAAAGCCTTGGTATCGTATTCAAGCCGGTGCATTTTCAAGCAGGAAAAATGCTGAAGCACAATTGAAAGCCGTCCGTGGTGCAGGTATTGACGACGCGTATATAACCGCTAAAAAACGTTAG
- a CDS encoding uracil-DNA glycosylase, with amino-acid sequence MTILTNDWAPVMADEFEKDYYLELRSFLKQAYGSTTVYPDMYDIFNALHYTTYENTKVVILGQDPYHGPNQAHGLSFSVQPHVSIPPSLKNIYKELSDDLGIQSPNHGCLTDWAEQGVLLLNTVLTVRAGKPASHRGKGWENFTNEVIRQVNAKQDPVVFILWGRHAQAKEAFITGRHHLIIKSPHPSPFSAHKGFFGSQPFSRTNDFLKQAGRPPIDWHLQE; translated from the coding sequence TTGACTATATTAACGAATGACTGGGCGCCGGTCATGGCAGATGAGTTTGAAAAAGACTACTACCTGGAGCTGCGTTCGTTTTTAAAACAGGCGTATGGCAGCACAACGGTTTATCCGGATATGTATGATATCTTTAATGCGCTTCATTATACAACCTATGAAAATACGAAAGTGGTCATTCTCGGGCAGGATCCGTATCATGGCCCGAATCAGGCGCATGGGCTGAGCTTTTCCGTTCAGCCGCATGTTTCAATACCGCCTTCATTAAAAAACATTTATAAAGAACTAAGCGATGATCTCGGGATTCAAAGTCCGAATCACGGCTGCCTGACAGACTGGGCTGAACAAGGTGTCCTTCTGTTGAACACGGTTCTGACAGTAAGGGCAGGCAAACCGGCTTCCCACAGAGGCAAAGGATGGGAAAATTTCACAAATGAAGTTATCCGTCAGGTGAATGCCAAGCAGGATCCGGTCGTATTTATTCTGTGGGGACGCCATGCCCAGGCCAAAGAAGCATTCATTACCGGGCGGCACCATTTGATCATTAAATCGCCGCATCCTAGTCCTTTTTCCGCGCATAAAGGATTCTTTGGCAGCCAGCCGTTTTCCCGTACCAATGACTTTCTGAAACAGGCAGGCCGGCCGCCGATAGACTGGCATCTGCAGGAGTGA
- a CDS encoding cob(I)yrinic acid a,c-diamide adenosyltransferase, protein MRLYTKSGDKGQTSVIGGRLDKDDIRVEAYGTIDEVNSFVGKAISELDNAIFPDIVADLEKIQHELFDCGSELSNIKDERDHKLTEEPITYLEDKMDELIDEASELERFILPGGSDASASIHIARTVARRAERMIVSLMKAEDDISPVPLKYVNRLSDYFFAAARVINARLNVPDVEYARSAKVFRGSNKKKEG, encoded by the coding sequence ATGCGACTTTATACAAAATCAGGTGACAAAGGGCAGACAAGTGTCATTGGCGGAAGATTGGACAAAGACGACATTCGCGTTGAAGCGTACGGAACAATCGATGAGGTGAATTCATTTGTCGGAAAGGCGATTTCGGAATTGGATAACGCCATTTTCCCGGATATTGTGGCAGACCTTGAAAAAATTCAGCACGAGCTGTTCGACTGCGGCTCAGAATTATCCAATATCAAAGATGAACGCGACCATAAGTTGACTGAAGAGCCGATTACTTACCTGGAAGACAAAATGGATGAATTGATTGATGAAGCATCGGAACTGGAACGTTTTATATTACCGGGCGGCTCAGATGCTTCAGCCTCGATTCATATCGCCCGAACAGTCGCACGCCGGGCTGAACGAATGATTGTATCGCTTATGAAAGCAGAAGATGACATCTCACCTGTCCCATTAAAATATGTAAATCGCCTGTCGGACTATTTTTTTGCAGCTGCACGCGTCATCAACGCCAGGTTGAATGTGCCGGATGTCGAGTACGCCCGCAGCGCAAAAGTTTTCCGCGGATCCAATAAGAAGAAAGAAGGATAA
- a CDS encoding bifunctional adenosylcobinamide kinase/adenosylcobinamide-phosphate guanylyltransferase → MHFITGGAFNGKRKWVKNHYTKDHCLWLSAYDSDMLSKQFYETIPAVVVLEGLEQWIYTEIDSALPPDIQRQSILNQINPWLKWEQADSHRKLVIIGTDISKGIVPIDKRKRLWRDITGWVYQDLVKQAERADVIWYGMEQTIKRERF, encoded by the coding sequence GTGCACTTCATTACAGGTGGTGCCTTCAATGGAAAACGAAAATGGGTGAAAAACCACTATACTAAAGATCATTGCTTATGGTTGAGCGCTTATGACAGTGATATGCTATCGAAACAGTTCTATGAAACGATTCCGGCTGTTGTGGTATTGGAAGGGCTTGAACAATGGATTTATACAGAAATAGATTCAGCGCTGCCACCGGATATCCAGCGCCAAAGCATACTGAATCAAATCAACCCCTGGCTGAAGTGGGAACAAGCTGACAGCCACCGGAAGCTTGTTATCATCGGTACAGACATTTCCAAAGGGATTGTGCCGATAGATAAACGAAAGCGACTGTGGCGGGATATAACCGGGTGGGTTTATCAGGATTTAGTGAAACAAGCAGAGCGGGCTGATGTAATCTGGTATGGCATGGAACAAACGATAAAAAGGGAGAGATTTTGA
- a CDS encoding histidine phosphatase family protein, protein MDRYVAVTLFRHGVTAENLEKKYLGWSDPPITKKARRALKALRSNMPRYDFCVSSDLARCRQTADILCQGSRHMANEAFREMNFGQWELKTYADLCHDAAYQKWLDDPFSKQTPDGESFADMEKRVLNGWHSLVESINDQGYGEVLLVTHGGVIRSLLIELADEAKSFWQWYIPHGNGIRLSWTYHDWKEGGRCTSLQVVPSMENENG, encoded by the coding sequence ATGGATCGTTATGTGGCTGTTACACTCTTTCGCCATGGTGTAACAGCGGAAAATTTGGAAAAGAAATACTTGGGCTGGTCTGATCCGCCGATTACTAAGAAGGCCAGGCGTGCATTAAAAGCACTGCGAAGCAACATGCCGCGTTACGATTTCTGTGTTTCAAGTGACTTAGCACGATGCAGGCAAACAGCTGATATTCTTTGCCAAGGATCGCGGCATATGGCAAACGAAGCATTTCGTGAAATGAATTTTGGTCAGTGGGAATTAAAAACATATGCAGATCTTTGTCATGATGCAGCATACCAGAAATGGCTGGATGATCCTTTTTCCAAGCAGACGCCCGATGGGGAAAGTTTTGCCGATATGGAAAAAAGGGTGCTGAACGGCTGGCATTCATTAGTGGAAAGCATCAATGATCAGGGTTACGGGGAAGTTTTGCTGGTGACACACGGCGGGGTCATCCGCTCCCTGTTAATCGAACTTGCTGATGAGGCAAAATCTTTCTGGCAATGGTACATTCCGCATGGTAACGGGATCAGGCTTTCCTGGACTTATCATGACTGGAAGGAGGGCGGCCGGTGCACTTCATTACAGGTGGTGCCTTCAATGGAAAACGAAAATGGGTGA
- the cobS gene encoding adenosylcobinamide-GDP ribazoletransferase, producing the protein MLTSLRGILTGLGINLQFFTTIPIKRELPMSRFHLSFALRTFPLLGLLQGVIYASVLFVFLSYTPFSEVIIALCLWLVMILLSGGIHLDGLIDTSDAYFSYREPEKRLEVMQDPRVGAFGVLSVVVFLGVRFVILYKLVTMAHDGTYLLVVLIPFLGKMLMGAYLQVLPAARNNGMAHFFKQGASRSFWVVYGFYLITIGSLIGLLNSELLASYFILVSFMIVIGYIIASKIKKHFGGISGDTLGASSEGMELVLWIVMWLLHSFAMV; encoded by the coding sequence ATGCTTACTAGTTTGCGCGGCATTTTGACAGGGCTGGGCATTAACCTTCAGTTTTTCACAACCATTCCGATAAAAAGAGAGCTCCCGATGAGCCGTTTTCATTTGTCATTTGCACTGCGGACATTCCCGCTCCTAGGTTTGCTGCAGGGGGTCATCTATGCATCTGTTTTGTTTGTGTTTTTGTCATATACACCTTTTTCTGAAGTGATAATCGCGCTTTGTTTATGGCTTGTTATGATTTTGCTGTCAGGTGGTATTCATCTGGACGGTCTTATTGACACAAGCGATGCCTATTTTTCCTACCGGGAACCCGAGAAGCGGCTGGAGGTGATGCAGGATCCCCGTGTCGGTGCATTTGGTGTCCTGTCTGTTGTCGTATTTCTTGGCGTGCGTTTTGTGATTCTTTATAAGTTGGTCACCATGGCACATGATGGGACATATTTGTTGGTTGTGCTGATTCCGTTTCTTGGAAAAATGCTGATGGGTGCTTATTTGCAGGTGTTGCCGGCGGCTCGAAATAATGGCATGGCCCACTTTTTCAAACAAGGTGCGAGCCGGTCATTTTGGGTGGTTTATGGATTCTATTTAATCACAATTGGCAGTTTGATAGGGCTATTAAACAGTGAATTATTGGCGAGCTATTTTATCCTCGTCAGCTTTATGATCGTTATAGGCTATATAATCGCTTCGAAAATAAAGAAGCATTTCGGCGGCATATCGGGTGATACATTAGGTGCGAGTTCAGAAGGGATGGAATTGGTATTATGGATCGTTATGTGGCTGTTACACTCTTTCGCCATGGTGTAA